A genomic window from Enoplosus armatus isolate fEnoArm2 chromosome 20, fEnoArm2.hap1, whole genome shotgun sequence includes:
- the uqcc4 gene encoding ubiquinol-cytochrome c reductase complex assembly factor 4 isoform X1 has product MSPTAGRVFTGLTRVAFSRGIFIRNTTSTVSRLNSVRPLALSSQRLAAPTDDKEVNNEPIKFSTSKASHRTWKVDRSMGSQFERPWWKVLPISLFCTSFLLWCALRNETAVDTHLEKELYEHLPGLLSDQEEEQNK; this is encoded by the exons ATGTCTCCAACAGCAGGACGAGTTTTCACCGGTCTGACACGCGTTGCTTTCAGTCGAGGGATATTTATTCGTAACACTACGTCGACCGTGAG CAGACTGAACAGTGTGCGGCCCCTCGCTCTGAGCTCTCAGAGGCTAGCAGCACCCACAGATGACAAAGAGGTGAACAATGAGCCCATCAAGTTCTCCACCAGTAAAGCCAGTCACAGAACCTGGAAAGTTGACCGCTCCATGGGGAGCCAGTTTGAGCGGCCCTGGTGGAAGGTCCTCCCCATCAGCCTGTTTTGCACCAGCTTCCTTCTGTGGTGTGCACTGAGAAACGAGACAGCCGTTGACACACATCTGGAGAAGGAGCTGTACGAACATTTACCTGGCTTGCTTTCAGATCAAGAGgaggaacaaaataaatga
- the uqcc4 gene encoding ubiquinol-cytochrome c reductase complex assembly factor 4 isoform X2, whose translation MSPTAGRVFTGLTRVAFSRGIFIRNTTSTVRLNSVRPLALSSQRLAAPTDDKEVNNEPIKFSTSKASHRTWKVDRSMGSQFERPWWKVLPISLFCTSFLLWCALRNETAVDTHLEKELYEHLPGLLSDQEEEQNK comes from the exons ATGTCTCCAACAGCAGGACGAGTTTTCACCGGTCTGACACGCGTTGCTTTCAGTCGAGGGATATTTATTCGTAACACTACGTCGACCGTGAG ACTGAACAGTGTGCGGCCCCTCGCTCTGAGCTCTCAGAGGCTAGCAGCACCCACAGATGACAAAGAGGTGAACAATGAGCCCATCAAGTTCTCCACCAGTAAAGCCAGTCACAGAACCTGGAAAGTTGACCGCTCCATGGGGAGCCAGTTTGAGCGGCCCTGGTGGAAGGTCCTCCCCATCAGCCTGTTTTGCACCAGCTTCCTTCTGTGGTGTGCACTGAGAAACGAGACAGCCGTTGACACACATCTGGAGAAGGAGCTGTACGAACATTTACCTGGCTTGCTTTCAGATCAAGAGgaggaacaaaataaatga
- the LOC139303249 gene encoding G-protein coupled estrogen receptor 1-like, whose product MDTTMFRVITEYNFTVQLNDTQMAVVFDFLQAASESHQHYVISLFLSCLYTIFLFPVGFIGNILILVVNLDHRGRLTAPDLYFVNLAVADLTLVADSLIEVFNLKQGYFNMAGLCTFMNLFQQINMYSSVFFLTWMSFDRFVALTGLMGRSMPRARLSCCLIWVSSSLFTVLPFAIAQGQHAGELHFCFANVTQIQWLEVMLGFLLPFCILGLCYWKIAQVLQRSQRQQDGPQQRPRRQKALRMISAAVLVFFLCWLPENVFVSVHLLRGDTDGGTLRQDYPLTGHAVRLAAFTNSCLNPLIYSFFGETFRDKLKLFIQQKSRWAKLHRSASGTSIYVPAASPCNRPNQSSHLSSNILQQTVILPTNKCQLSTVGQADNK is encoded by the coding sequence ATGGACACGACCATGTTCAGAGTCATCACTGAGTATAACTTCACTGTTCAGCTAAATGACACGCAAATGGCAGTCGTCTTTGATTTTCTGCAGGCAGCTTCGGAGAGCCATCAGCATTATGTTatcagcctcttcctctcctgcctctACACTATATTCCTGTTCCCCGTCGGCTTCATTGGGAACATCCTCATCTTAGTGGTCAACCTGGACCACAGGGGCCGCTTGACAGCCCCAGACCTCTACTTTGTGAACCTGGCCGTGGCTGACCTCACCCTTGTAGCTGACTCTCTGATCGAGGTGTTCAACCTGAAGCAGGGTTATTTCAACATGGCCGGCCTCTGCACCTTCATGAACCTTTTCCAGCAGATCAACATGTACAGCAGTGTCTTCTTCTTAACCTGGATGAGCTTTGACCGTTTTGTCGCACTGACCGGCCTCATGGGTCGCAGCATGCCACGTGCACGCCTCAGCTGCTGCCTTATCTGGGTGTCCTCGTCTTTGTTCACCGTGCTTCCTTTTGCTATCGCTCAAGGGCAGCACGCTGGAGAACTCCACTTCTGCTTCGCCAACGTCACCCAGATTCAGTGGCTGGAGGTGATGCTGGGTTTCTTGCTGCCTTTCTGCATCTTGGGTCTGTGCTACTGGAAAATAGCACAGGTGCTCCAGAGGAGCCAGAGGCAGCAGGACGGCCCACAGCAGAGGCCTCGCAGGCAGAAAGCCCTGCGGATGATCTCAGCAGCCGTGTTAGTCTTCTTCCTGTGCTGGCTCCCGGAGAACGTGTTTGTAAGTGTTCACCTTCTAAGAGGTGACACAGATGGCGGCACACTGCGGCAGGACTACCCTCTGACAGGTCATGCTGTCAGGCTGGCTGCCTTTACTAACAGCTGCCTGAACCCGCTCATCTACAGCTTCTTCGGGGAGACCTTTCGGGACAAACTGAAGCTTTTTATTCAGCAAAAGAGCAGATGGGCCAAGCTGCACAGGTCAGCCTCAGGAACATCCATCTATGTGCCAGCTGCAAGCCCATGCAACAGACCAAACCAGTCCTCACATTTAAGCTCTAACATCCTTCAACAAACTGTTATACTCCCCACAAATAAATGTCAACTGAGTACGGTAGGTCAAGCAGATAACAAATAA